One genomic window of Helicobacter canis includes the following:
- a CDS encoding site-specific DNA-methyltransferase, protein MKLYNADSYTLIAQMRENKLRVHHIITDPPYNISKPNNFPSMRQRRQGVDFGVWDKGFDLVSWIPQYVEILDKNGSMIVFCSYRFISLIAQALESSNMLVKDILIWQKSNPMPRNITRRYVQDLEFAVWAVKSGAKWVFNKPSDMPYLRSIFTHSLVSGKEKLGHPTQKSLKLMKDLIQIHTNPNEIVLDPFMGSGSTGAACLELGREFIGIEKDKKFFTMAQKRLESYNKD, encoded by the coding sequence ATGAAGCTATATAATGCGGACTCTTACACATTGATCGCGCAAATGCGAGAAAATAAGCTAAGGGTGCATCACATCATCACTGATCCGCCCTACAATATCTCTAAGCCCAATAATTTTCCATCTATGAGGCAGAGACGGCAGGGCGTGGATTTTGGCGTGTGGGATAAGGGCTTTGATCTTGTATCGTGGATCCCGCAATATGTAGAGATTTTAGACAAAAATGGCTCGATGATAGTCTTTTGCTCCTATCGTTTTATCAGCCTTATCGCACAAGCATTAGAGAGCTCAAATATGCTTGTAAAAGATATTTTGATATGGCAGAAGTCAAATCCTATGCCAAGAAACATAACAAGGCGTTATGTGCAGGATTTGGAGTTTGCCGTATGGGCGGTAAAAAGTGGGGCAAAATGGGTGTTTAACAAGCCTAGCGATATGCCATATTTGCGATCGATTTTTACACATTCTCTTGTAAGCGGTAAGGAAAAATTAGGACACCCCACGCAAAAAAGCCTAAAGCTTATGAAAGATCTTATACAAATCCACACAAATCCAAATGAAATCGTGCTTGATCCATTTATGGGCAGTGGCAGCACGGGGGCTGCCTGCCTAGAGCTAGGGCGAGAGTTTATCGGCATAGAAAAAGATAAGAAGTTTTTCACTATGGCACAAAAGCGACTAGAATCCTACAATAAAGATTGA
- a CDS encoding HNH endonuclease, translated as MRVSQFLDSSIAPFDLGAFFSRYVIKDNSIVSVSSYRHHKENYVSNDECNESLDKYECILNACSYHNLWYRKTSTNFVITLENDLGLNNEQFFTRLLQKICLAPFFMDKDLSENKKMFLRGFFETRGSIDTSLSFLTLDYFYNSSLELKRIRYLIDNCALPAQALNLNFRELQAQFVKNINKRNTQFRINLYWYLHHIGLINPYKALKASRAYNLDYKLDNGVYYFACEEPSFTQNSFEERIAHYLYTIYDKHLSPYEIEKIRKDLAFEKENDRESFSRDGQIVKIFKYSSDDICAACNAYYDIKDRSFLTKMGRYYTEIHHCISVGSDKQLDVLENLTKLCPVCHRALKKGASSESYQKQLINNIFTNNPQNLEFASIIFASDDRGFLIDKVYQSLL; from the coding sequence ATGCGTGTATCACAATTTTTGGATTCTAGTATCGCGCCATTTGATTTGGGTGCATTTTTTAGTCGCTATGTCATCAAAGATAATAGTATTGTGAGTGTTTCTAGCTATAGACATCACAAAGAAAACTATGTCAGCAATGATGAGTGTAATGAAAGCTTGGATAAGTATGAATGCATTCTTAATGCTTGTAGTTACCATAATCTTTGGTATAGAAAAACTTCTACAAATTTTGTAATAACACTAGAAAATGATCTTGGGCTTAATAATGAGCAGTTTTTCACACGCTTATTGCAGAAAATTTGTCTTGCACCATTTTTTATGGATAAGGATTTGAGTGAAAACAAAAAGATGTTTTTGCGTGGGTTTTTTGAGACAAGAGGAAGTATTGATACTTCGCTTAGCTTTTTAACACTAGATTATTTTTATAACTCATCTTTAGAGCTAAAACGCATTCGATATTTGATTGATAATTGCGCCCTACCCGCACAGGCATTGAATCTTAACTTTAGAGAGCTGCAAGCGCAGTTTGTCAAAAATATCAATAAAAGAAACACGCAATTTCGCATAAATCTCTATTGGTATTTGCACCATATTGGGCTAATCAACCCATACAAAGCCCTAAAAGCAAGCAGAGCGTATAATTTAGATTATAAACTAGATAATGGTGTCTATTATTTTGCTTGTGAGGAGCCAAGTTTTACTCAAAACTCTTTTGAAGAACGCATAGCACATTATCTATATACAATTTATGATAAGCATTTATCGCCTTATGAAATTGAGAAAATACGCAAGGATTTAGCATTTGAAAAGGAAAATGATAGAGAATCTTTTAGCAGAGATGGACAGATTGTAAAAATATTTAAATACTCAAGTGATGATATTTGTGCGGCTTGCAATGCTTACTATGATATAAAAGATAGAAGCTTTTTAACAAAAATGGGGCGGTATTACACAGAAATTCATCACTGCATATCTGTGGGGAGTGATAAGCAATTAGATGTGCTAGAAAATCTCACAAAGCTTTGCCCTGTATGCCACAGAGCATTAAAGAAAGGTGCAAGTAGTGAAAGCTATCAAAAACAACTTATAAACAATATTTTTACAAATAATCCACAGAATCTAGAATTTGCTTCTATCATTTTTGCAAGCGATGATAGAGGATTTTTAATCGATAAAGTGTATCAATCTTTATTGTAG
- a CDS encoding glycosyltransferase family 10 domain-containing protein encodes MKPEKRVAFVDCCDDGIRDKVCPILEEHFKLVFDEIAPEYVFYSAYGERHLAYDCVRIFITGENITPNFNICDYAIGFDHLHFLDRYLRYPLYLFYEQDTQRASNKHKGVDETLLASKKRFCNFVVSNGNADPYREQVFYALNAYKKVDSGGRYLNNIGQRVQDKFAFQKQCRFSLCFENSSTPGYLTEKLIQAAAAQTIPIYWGDPLATKALSTGGGG; translated from the coding sequence ATGAAGCCAGAAAAGCGCGTAGCATTTGTGGATTGCTGTGATGATGGGATAAGAGATAAGGTCTGCCCTATTTTGGAAGAGCATTTTAAGCTTGTGTTTGATGAGATAGCACCAGAGTATGTGTTCTACTCTGCGTATGGGGAAAGGCATTTGGCTTATGACTGCGTGAGAATCTTTATCACCGGTGAGAATATCACGCCTAATTTCAATATCTGCGACTATGCCATAGGCTTTGATCATTTACACTTCTTAGATCGCTATTTGCGCTATCCGCTCTACCTTTTCTATGAGCAAGACACACAAAGAGCAAGCAACAAGCACAAGGGCGTTGATGAGACACTTCTAGCAAGCAAGAAGCGATTTTGCAATTTTGTAGTGAGCAATGGCAATGCCGATCCTTATAGAGAGCAAGTCTTCTACGCGCTTAATGCGTATAAAAAAGTGGATTCTGGGGGGAGGTATCTAAACAACATCGGGCAGCGCGTGCAAGATAAATTTGCCTTCCAAAAGCAGTGTAGATTCTCCCTTTGCTTTGAGAATTCTTCTACTCCGGGCTACTTGACAGAGAAGCTTATCCAAGCAGCAGCAGCGCAGACTATCCCAATCTATTGGGGCGATCCCTTAGCGACTAAGGCATTATCTACGGGGGGGGGGGGGTAA
- a CDS encoding Na+/H+ antiporter NhaC family protein — protein sequence MYADSALSLIVPLSVIALVFITRRVTLSLFCGIVIAAVMMSDSIAASLGYVWGHISGVFYSVDEGGSITLARNALYVFGFLIILGILSQLIAYSGGVGAFVAWARQRVKSPKGSEFVAFIAGIVIFIDDYFNALSVGQISKSLNDANGSTRERLAYIIDSTSAPICILMPLSSWGAYIIGILESKHLALESGAFFTLLASIWHNYYAWLALLVVFLSIYWQIYFGAMRTRVNVGLKEVESTHKHSISSIWLLIAPIVLLIVSVAAMLFYSGYAESGSLSPIVMLQNTQTGFALFWGGLFALCISVALCIRHLETDSIVPIIRYGIGSMMPAILILICAWAIGPIINEDMQTGQYLAHLAQAHLAQYAGAILPVLVFVIAGFIAFATGTSWGTFAIMLPIAATMAQLCGADYVLSLSAVLAGAVYGDHASPISDTTILSATGAGCNAQSHFVTQLPYVSFAALWALISFGVASATGLVVLGWVCGICGVVGVIYMLKNRYVKPIGQGGSIGQ from the coding sequence ATGTATGCGGATTCTGCTTTAAGTCTTATTGTGCCTTTATCAGTGATCGCGCTGGTGTTTATCACAAGGCGGGTTACTTTGAGCTTGTTTTGTGGGATAGTGATTGCTGCTGTGATGATGAGCGATAGTATAGCGGCAAGCTTAGGCTATGTGTGGGGGCATATTTCTGGGGTGTTTTATAGTGTCGATGAGGGTGGGAGTATCACGCTAGCGCGAAATGCCCTCTATGTGTTTGGGTTTCTTATAATCCTTGGGATTTTAAGTCAGCTTATCGCGTATTCCGGTGGGGTAGGGGCGTTTGTCGCGTGGGCAAGGCAGAGAGTCAAAAGCCCCAAAGGATCGGAGTTTGTGGCGTTTATCGCTGGGATTGTGATATTTATCGATGATTATTTCAATGCCCTAAGCGTGGGGCAGATCTCCAAATCGCTTAATGATGCCAATGGCTCCACACGAGAGCGACTAGCCTATATCATCGACTCTACTTCTGCGCCTATTTGTATCCTTATGCCGCTCTCTAGCTGGGGGGCGTATATCATAGGGATTTTAGAGTCTAAGCATTTAGCCCTAGAATCTGGAGCATTTTTCACACTGCTTGCAAGTATTTGGCATAATTATTATGCGTGGTTGGCATTGCTGGTGGTGTTTTTAAGCATTTATTGGCAGATATATTTTGGGGCTATGCGCACGCGCGTGAATGTGGGGCTTAAAGAAGTAGAATCCACACATAAGCACTCTATCTCAAGTATCTGGCTGCTCATCGCGCCTATTGTGCTGCTTATAGTGAGTGTAGCGGCAATGCTGTTTTATAGCGGATATGCAGAGAGCGGGAGCCTAAGCCCTATTGTAATGCTGCAAAACACCCAAACAGGCTTCGCGCTTTTCTGGGGTGGGCTTTTTGCTTTGTGCATTAGTGTAGCTCTGTGTATAAGGCATTTGGAGACAGATTCTATCGTGCCTATTATCCGCTATGGGATTGGCTCTATGATGCCTGCTATTTTGATTTTGATCTGTGCGTGGGCGATTGGACCCATTATCAATGAAGATATGCAGACAGGGCAGTATCTAGCGCATTTGGCACAGGCGCATTTAGCGCAATACGCGGGCGCGATTTTGCCGGTGCTAGTTTTTGTGATTGCTGGCTTCATCGCCTTTGCCACGGGGACTAGCTGGGGGACCTTTGCCATTATGCTGCCCATTGCCGCGACTATGGCGCAGCTGTGTGGGGCAGACTATGTGCTAAGCCTATCGGCTGTGCTAGCTGGGGCAGTCTATGGCGATCACGCTTCGCCTATTTCTGATACGACAATTTTGTCCGCGACTGGGGCAGGGTGCAATGCACAAAGCCACTTTGTAACGCAGCTACCCTATGTGAGCTTTGCGGCGTTGTGGGCGTTGATAAGCTTTGGCGTGGCGAGTGCCACAGGGCTTGTGGTGCTTGGCTGGGTGTGTGGGATATGCGGCGTTGTGGGCGTGATTTATATGCTGAAAAATCGCTATGTCAAGCCCATAGGGCAGGGCGGCAGTATAGGGCAGTAG
- a CDS encoding excinuclease ABC subunit UvrC, which translates to MLESTFAHTLSHLPEKPGVYQYYDSSGKILYIGKAKSLKNRIRSYFALTPTKQQNTPIPSPNCSPRIALMVRQIARIETIVVESESDALILENSFIKQLKPKYNVLLRDDKTYPYIAFDMGLDFPVPIITRQVKGSKTTRYFGPYPNGCREILHSLLELFPLVQRAPSCVAKKRACLFYQINRCKAPCEGKISQTDYAQIVESAQKALESPRKLITLLEAKMLSLSQNLQFEEAATYRDRLTKLSYLRTLCVLDLARDVSFDIVYFSSSLESSEKVDSRVNARAITKVDSKVDSSADSIERTKESDHSQGLLLWLFVRGGKLVSFSHEIVRLSRDYDLSEIYTQALLNRYASKLPLLPESIALPECFSDEQKHALQEAIARIQGRKIPFRSLSRGQYAKFLPIAQENAALLLAQHTSTHASELALLRELQSLLDLEQLPSRIEVFDTSHHSGRDCVGGMIVYDNGALSKENYRRYKLDSSDEYGQMREMLTRRALRFDTESPPDLWLLDGGKAQITLAKEILESSGIYVDVIAIAKEKRDAKAHRAKGKAKDTIYTSTKHIRLDPSDKRLQFLQKLRDSVHKYAIGYHRHSKKLSLTQNNALKSKGLSQAQIARALALSGSYESLRDKSKQEILELISKA; encoded by the coding sequence ATGCTAGAATCCACTTTTGCGCACACTCTAAGCCACCTGCCTGAAAAGCCCGGTGTCTATCAATACTATGATTCTAGCGGCAAGATTTTATACATAGGCAAGGCAAAAAGCCTAAAAAACCGCATAAGAAGCTACTTCGCCCTAACGCCAACCAAGCAGCAAAACACCCCGATCCCCAGCCCCAACTGCAGCCCACGCATAGCACTTATGGTGCGCCAAATCGCGCGGATCGAGACGATTGTCGTAGAGAGCGAGAGCGATGCGCTTATCCTAGAAAACTCCTTCATCAAGCAGCTAAAGCCCAAATACAATGTGCTACTGCGCGATGATAAGACCTACCCCTACATCGCCTTTGATATGGGGCTAGACTTCCCTGTGCCAATCATCACGCGCCAAGTCAAAGGGAGCAAGACTACGCGCTACTTTGGTCCCTACCCCAATGGCTGTAGAGAGATCTTACACTCCTTGCTAGAGCTTTTTCCCCTAGTGCAGCGCGCGCCAAGCTGTGTAGCCAAAAAGCGCGCGTGCCTCTTCTACCAAATCAACCGCTGCAAAGCTCCTTGCGAGGGCAAAATCTCTCAAACAGACTATGCCCAAATCGTAGAATCCGCCCAAAAAGCCCTAGAATCCCCAAGGAAGCTAATCACCCTGCTTGAAGCCAAAATGCTCTCCCTTTCACAAAATCTCCAATTTGAAGAAGCCGCCACCTATCGCGATAGACTCACAAAGCTCTCCTATCTCCGCACCCTTTGCGTGCTTGATCTTGCTAGAGATGTGAGCTTTGATATTGTGTATTTCTCTAGCTCCTTAGAATCTAGTGAAAAAGTGGATTCTAGGGTAAATGCTCGTGCGATTACAAAAGTGGATTCTAAGGTGGATTCTAGCGCAGACTCCATAGAGCGCACAAAAGAAAGCGACCATTCCCAAGGGCTGCTGCTATGGCTCTTTGTGCGTGGCGGCAAGCTCGTATCTTTCTCCCACGAGATCGTGCGCCTTAGCAGAGACTATGACCTAAGCGAGATCTACACCCAAGCCCTGCTGAATCGCTACGCAAGCAAGCTCCCCCTACTCCCAGAGTCCATAGCCCTGCCAGAGTGCTTTAGCGATGAGCAAAAGCACGCCTTGCAAGAAGCGATCGCACGCATACAGGGCAGAAAGATCCCATTCCGCTCGCTTAGCCGCGGACAATACGCGAAATTCCTCCCCATAGCCCAAGAAAACGCTGCCTTGCTTCTAGCCCAGCACACAAGCACGCACGCCAGCGAGCTAGCACTACTGCGTGAGCTGCAAAGCCTGCTTGATTTAGAGCAGCTGCCTAGTAGGATTGAGGTCTTTGACACAAGCCACCATAGCGGGAGAGACTGCGTGGGCGGAATGATCGTCTATGACAATGGCGCATTGAGCAAGGAAAACTACCGCCGATACAAGCTTGACTCTAGCGATGAGTATGGGCAAATGCGCGAGATGCTCACCCGCCGCGCCCTACGCTTTGACACCGAGTCGCCGCCAGATCTGTGGCTACTTGATGGCGGCAAAGCACAAATCACCCTAGCTAAAGAGATCTTAGAATCTAGCGGGATCTATGTCGATGTGATCGCCATCGCCAAAGAAAAGCGCGATGCCAAAGCCCACCGCGCCAAAGGCAAAGCAAAAGACACGATCTACACTAGCACCAAGCATATAAGGCTTGATCCTAGCGACAAGCGGTTGCAATTCTTACAAAAGCTGCGCGATAGCGTGCATAAATACGCCATAGGCTACCACCGCCACAGCAAGAAGCTCTCACTCACGCAAAACAACGCCCTAAAATCTAAAGGACTAAGCCAAGCGCAAATTGCCCGCGCCCTAGCCCTTAGCGGTAGCTATGAGTCATTAAGAGACAAAAGCAAGCAAGAGATTTTGGAGCTAATCTCTAAGGCTTGA
- a CDS encoding type ISP restriction/modification enzyme, translating into MQEILKTYLQAIQDIKDSDKEHTYRTALENLLNALKECLTLQNKALQSIHIKHEPNNDKEGRGAPDFLITKDSLTLGYIENKRVNADLDSISQSPQIEKYLRLSDNLMLTDYLRFCLVRKNDKGNAEIVRECRICELSQLKALGKNPKLFNLETKAKELTELFTLFFSQSPSPIITAKEFANALAQRTRILKDEMIEKQSNAHIQGLFNAFKESLYKELEFIAFADSFAQTLTYSLFLARLNNNTNETITLDNAYNFIPKSFALIQAMSEYLNKLKKLDSIKWLIEEIIAIINHIDITAIIHDLNKLSQKDLLGEYIYKDPYLHLYEDFLKEYDESLREVRGVYYTPAPVVKFIIDSIDLTLQKDFNKQGLQSAITDDNITLLDFATGTGTFLLEAFRKALESSDKSTPSFMLKPLLKRFYGFEFLTAPYTIAHLKISQVLKEEFGIELQYNDETKEYESLNIMLTNTLYFNNATQKPLPFFAELTKEFEKAQEIKGKDILIITGNPPYSGASANKGLYEDEVRIAYGLEPSLAELSATQRDKIEAYFKAKAKMPQDSTQQSDSQALKEWRKDNACVLSTFAEILKYRKLKDNPHKFEQLLETHNITGIVENGNLKTLQELIVKHNIHNEKNPKWLLDDYVKFIRFAESKIEKQGGGIFAFISNNSFLDNPTFRGMRYHLLRTFDKIYILDLHGNTRKKETTPSGNKDDNVFDIMQGVSINIFVKTKSLRDKVEAIHKQAKAMDCHETKAHHNDNLATIYHYDLYGKRRDKYHFLKSNNIDSIAWETLKPHSPFYLFIPLNAKTDKEWSIKDIFKASGVGICSKRDKIVFHNSKESLKSMLHDFITKAKDELYKIHNIGEDSGGWKLEWAIDEIRKNKDNLDEFIQLCHYRPFDHRWTYYTNKNCGFMARPVYEVFRHFLHDFDNIGLVCYRNCGVNGLDNIFIANGLIDLHLVGSGSNIFPLYTKDSSRNENLSPEFRNFIDKHYKEHFSPEQILGYIYAVLFHKDYREKYLDFLKIDFPKIPFVESKEKFLEFSELGSSLISLHLLQDNALDSHIGRLQKIGKDESRVIEKPNYNAESKRLFINKSLYFDKVDSGVWEYKIGGYQVLDKYLKSHKGEEIDFIHFQKIIQTLHKSLELESKITAIEIA; encoded by the coding sequence ATGCAAGAGATTCTAAAAACTTATTTACAAGCCATACAAGACATAAAAGACAGCGACAAAGAGCATACCTATCGCACTGCCTTAGAAAATCTGCTAAATGCCTTAAAAGAGTGTTTGACTCTGCAAAATAAAGCCTTGCAATCTATCCATATCAAGCACGAGCCAAATAACGACAAAGAAGGCAGAGGCGCACCAGACTTTCTCATCACAAAAGATTCTCTAACACTTGGCTATATTGAAAACAAACGCGTAAATGCAGATTTAGATTCCATATCTCAAAGCCCACAGATTGAAAAATACCTGCGACTAAGCGACAATCTAATGCTTACAGACTATTTGCGATTTTGCCTTGTGCGTAAAAATGACAAGGGCAATGCGGAGATTGTGCGAGAATGCAGGATCTGTGAGCTTTCACAGCTAAAAGCCTTAGGCAAAAACCCCAAGCTTTTTAACCTAGAGACTAAAGCAAAAGAGCTGACCGAGCTTTTCACACTCTTTTTTTCCCAAAGCCCAAGCCCCATAATCACGGCAAAAGAGTTTGCAAATGCCTTGGCTCAAAGGACTAGAATCCTAAAAGATGAAATGATAGAAAAGCAGAGCAACGCTCACATACAAGGGCTTTTTAACGCCTTTAAAGAATCGCTCTATAAAGAATTAGAGTTTATCGCCTTTGCCGATAGCTTCGCACAGACGCTAACTTATAGCCTATTTCTCGCAAGGCTAAACAACAATACAAATGAAACAATCACTTTAGACAATGCCTACAACTTTATCCCCAAATCGTTTGCTTTAATCCAAGCGATGAGTGAATACCTAAACAAATTAAAAAAGCTAGATTCTATCAAATGGCTTATAGAAGAAATCATCGCTATTATCAATCATATAGACATCACTGCCATTATCCACGATCTCAACAAGCTCTCGCAAAAAGACCTGCTAGGGGAATACATTTATAAAGACCCTTATTTACATTTATATGAAGATTTTCTCAAAGAATATGATGAGAGCTTAAGAGAAGTGCGAGGCGTGTATTACACCCCAGCCCCAGTGGTGAAATTCATCATAGATTCTATTGACTTAACCCTGCAAAAAGACTTTAATAAGCAAGGGCTACAATCCGCTATCACTGATGATAATATCACGCTTTTAGACTTTGCCACAGGCACAGGGACATTTCTGCTAGAAGCCTTTAGAAAAGCCCTAGAATCTAGCGATAAATCCACGCCTAGCTTTATGCTTAAGCCACTTTTGAAGCGATTTTATGGCTTTGAGTTTTTAACCGCCCCCTACACCATAGCGCATTTAAAAATCTCTCAAGTGTTAAAAGAAGAATTTGGCATAGAGCTACAATATAATGATGAAACAAAGGAATATGAAAGCCTAAATATTATGCTAACAAATACGCTGTATTTCAATAATGCTACACAAAAGCCACTACCCTTTTTTGCAGAGCTTACAAAGGAGTTTGAAAAAGCCCAAGAGATTAAAGGCAAAGATATTTTAATCATCACGGGCAATCCCCCATATAGCGGAGCTAGTGCGAATAAAGGCTTATATGAAGATGAAGTGCGTATTGCCTATGGGCTAGAGCCAAGCCTAGCCGAGCTTAGTGCAACCCAGCGCGATAAGATTGAAGCGTATTTTAAAGCAAAGGCGAAAATGCCACAAGATAGCACCCAACAAAGCGACAGCCAAGCCCTTAAAGAATGGCGTAAAGACAATGCTTGTGTGCTCTCAACCTTTGCAGAAATCCTAAAATATCGCAAGCTTAAAGATAATCCCCATAAATTTGAGCAGCTGCTAGAGACACATAACATCACAGGCATTGTAGAAAATGGCAATCTTAAAACCCTACAAGAGCTGATCGTAAAGCACAATATCCACAATGAAAAAAACCCAAAATGGCTACTCGATGATTATGTCAAATTTATCCGCTTTGCTGAAAGCAAGATTGAGAAGCAAGGGGGCGGAATCTTTGCCTTTATCTCTAATAATAGCTTTTTAGACAACCCCACATTTCGCGGTATGCGTTATCACTTGCTAAGGACATTTGATAAAATCTATATCCTAGACCTACACGGCAATACGCGTAAGAAAGAGACCACACCAAGCGGCAATAAAGATGACAATGTCTTTGACATTATGCAAGGCGTTTCTATCAATATTTTTGTAAAAACCAAGTCATTGCGAGACAAAGTCGAGGCAATCCACAAACAAGCCAAAGCTATGGACTGCCACGAGACTAAAGCCCATCACAATGACAATCTAGCGACAATCTACCACTATGATCTCTATGGCAAACGCAGGGATAAATATCACTTTCTTAAAAGTAACAATATAGATTCTATCGCTTGGGAGACCCTTAAGCCACACAGCCCCTTTTATCTCTTTATCCCCCTTAATGCAAAGACCGATAAAGAATGGAGTATCAAGGATATTTTTAAGGCTTCTGGTGTGGGGATTTGCTCTAAAAGAGACAAGATAGTGTTTCACAATTCTAAAGAAAGTTTAAAATCAATGCTACACGATTTTATCACTAAAGCAAAAGATGAGTTGTATAAAATCCATAATATAGGGGAAGATTCTGGGGGCTGGAAATTAGAATGGGCGATTGATGAAATAAGAAAAAATAAGGATAATTTAGATGAGTTTATACAGCTCTGTCATTATCGCCCTTTTGATCATCGCTGGACTTATTATACAAATAAAAATTGTGGCTTTATGGCGCGTCCTGTCTATGAAGTTTTTAGGCATTTTCTACACGATTTTGACAATATAGGCTTGGTGTGTTATAGAAATTGTGGCGTCAATGGGCTGGATAATATTTTTATCGCAAATGGTTTGATTGATTTGCATTTAGTAGGCAGTGGGAGCAATATTTTTCCTTTATACACTAAGGATTCTAGCCGCAACGAGAATCTAAGCCCAGAGTTTAGAAATTTTATAGATAAACACTATAAAGAGCATTTTAGCCCAGAGCAGATTCTAGGCTATATCTATGCGGTGCTATTTCATAAGGATTATAGAGAGAAGTATTTAGACTTTTTGAAAATTGACTTTCCTAAAATCCCCTTTGTAGAATCTAAAGAGAAGTTTTTAGAGTTTAGCGAGCTTGGCAGTAGCCTTATATCTCTGCATTTACTGCAAGATAATGCGCTAGACTCTCACATAGGGCGACTGCAAAAAATCGGCAAAGATGAGAGTAGAGTCATAGAAAAGCCTAACTACAACGCAGAATCTAAACGGCTTTTTATCAACAAAAGCTTGTATTTTGACAAAGTGGATTCTGGGGTATGGGAGTATAAAATAGGCGGCTATCAAGTCTTGGACAAATATCTTAAATCCCACAAGGGCGAAGAGATAGACTTCATACATTTTCAAAAGATAATCCAAACACTACACAAAAGCCTAGAGCTAGAATCCAAAATCACAGCCATAGAGATTGCCTAG
- a CDS encoding arginyltransferase — MLQLIEFYSKPCNPCGYYDDRYSHFRYFFIQNCSKAFCQALIERGYRRFGEYFFTPMCADCSECLSIRQRVGGFVLSKSHRRIIAKNTQTTITIARPSLSDEKLQLYNQYHQIMEGKKGWSYKEMCAESYCESFVDGFCDFGYEISYKIAGKLVGVGYFDLLENAISATYFFYDHKFSKLSLGTFNILTQLLIAQDKNLAYFYPGYWIKDHHSVGYKERFTPFEVLKNAPEIFELPIWELYQANTKEI, encoded by the coding sequence TTGCTTCAGCTTATCGAGTTTTACTCCAAGCCCTGCAATCCTTGCGGCTATTATGATGATAGGTATTCACATTTTCGCTACTTTTTTATCCAAAACTGCTCGAAGGCTTTTTGCCAAGCATTGATTGAGCGTGGATACCGCCGCTTTGGGGAGTATTTCTTCACGCCGATGTGTGCAGACTGCAGCGAGTGCTTATCGATCCGCCAGAGAGTAGGGGGCTTTGTCCTTAGCAAATCCCACCGCCGCATAATCGCCAAAAATACCCAAACCACCATCACCATAGCACGCCCAAGCCTAAGCGATGAAAAACTCCAGCTCTACAATCAATATCATCAAATTATGGAGGGCAAAAAGGGCTGGAGCTATAAGGAAATGTGCGCGGAGAGCTATTGCGAGAGCTTTGTTGATGGCTTTTGCGACTTTGGCTATGAGATTAGCTACAAAATCGCTGGCAAGCTTGTAGGGGTGGGGTATTTTGACCTGCTAGAAAATGCGATTTCTGCGACATATTTTTTCTATGACCATAAGTTTTCTAAACTTAGCCTAGGGACATTTAATATCCTTACCCAGCTTCTCATAGCTCAAGATAAAAATCTCGCATATTTTTATCCGGGCTATTGGATCAAAGATCATCATAGTGTGGGCTACAAGGAGCGATTTACGCCCTTTGAAGTGCTGAAAAATGCCCCAGAGATCTTTGAGCTGCCCATTTGGGAGCTTTATCAAGCAAACACAAAGGAGATATAA
- a CDS encoding helix-turn-helix domain-containing protein has protein sequence MMIDYELFLVCVGGIGFVLVCVLAYMIIKDKDTSKRISRFETAIETIVKEVYKVQKTQQKLESAQASQEFLTTENGESKFNATNDKLIALNKKLIELDKDIDLLRNHYDEKIMSLENRIREYGSFSSSGGDIDEKKIIDMFQNGFSVDSIAKELRIGRGEVEFTLKLANIK, from the coding sequence ATGATGATTGATTATGAGTTGTTTTTGGTCTGTGTGGGGGGGATTGGATTTGTGCTAGTGTGTGTGCTTGCCTATATGATCATTAAGGATAAAGACACTTCTAAGCGTATCTCGCGCTTTGAGACTGCGATAGAAACCATTGTCAAAGAAGTGTATAAAGTGCAAAAAACCCAGCAAAAGCTAGAATCCGCCCAAGCAAGTCAAGAGTTTCTCACCACAGAAAATGGCGAGTCTAAATTCAACGCCACAAACGACAAGCTCATCGCGCTTAATAAAAAGCTCATCGAGCTAGATAAAGACATTGATCTATTGCGCAATCATTATGATGAAAAGATTATGAGTCTTGAAAATCGTATCCGTGAGTATGGGAGCTTTAGCTCAAGTGGGGGGGATATTGATGAGAAAAAGATCATTGATATGTTTCAAAATGGCTTTAGTGTGGATTCTATCGCCAAAGAATTGCGCATAGGGCGTGGCGAAGTGGAATTCACCTTGAAGCTAGCTAATATCAAATAG